The Streptomyces achromogenes genome window below encodes:
- a CDS encoding acyl-ACP desaturase yields the protein MSITSSHLGNPAVWTDAKLLFALEEVVETELNRHLKVTKDWMPHEYVPWSDARNFPGFFEDGEAWGKEQSKVTEIGRIALVVNLLTEDNLPSYHHEIASLFGRDGAWGTWVHRWTAEEGRHGIVMRDYLLASRAVDPDKLEQFRMAHMGEGFESDNRHSMLHSVAYVSFQELATRVSHRNTGHQSGDPVCDRMLARIATDENLHMVFYRNLLKAAFELAPDLTMQAVRDVIVNFRMPGHGMPGFERAAAQMAIGEIYNLRIHHDDVIQPVLRFLKVMEIDGLGPEGRQAQEELGLYMGGLDAEALKFDEKLAARKARMAARAAG from the coding sequence GTGTCGATCACCTCCTCTCACCTCGGCAATCCGGCCGTCTGGACCGACGCCAAGCTGCTGTTCGCGTTGGAGGAAGTGGTCGAGACGGAACTCAACCGGCACCTGAAGGTCACCAAGGACTGGATGCCCCACGAGTACGTGCCGTGGAGCGACGCCCGCAACTTCCCCGGCTTCTTCGAGGACGGCGAGGCCTGGGGCAAGGAGCAGTCCAAGGTCACCGAGATCGGCCGGATCGCGCTGGTCGTGAACCTCCTCACCGAGGACAACCTGCCCAGCTACCACCACGAGATCGCCTCGCTCTTCGGCCGGGACGGCGCCTGGGGCACCTGGGTGCACCGCTGGACGGCCGAGGAGGGCAGGCACGGCATCGTGATGCGCGACTACCTGCTCGCCTCGCGTGCGGTGGACCCGGACAAGCTGGAGCAGTTCCGGATGGCCCACATGGGCGAGGGCTTCGAGTCGGACAACCGGCACTCGATGCTGCACTCGGTCGCGTACGTGTCCTTCCAGGAGCTCGCGACCCGTGTCTCGCACCGCAACACCGGCCACCAGTCCGGCGACCCGGTCTGCGACCGCATGCTGGCCCGTATCGCGACCGACGAGAACCTGCACATGGTCTTCTACCGCAACCTGCTGAAGGCCGCCTTCGAACTGGCCCCCGACCTCACCATGCAGGCCGTGCGGGACGTCATCGTGAACTTCCGCATGCCCGGCCACGGCATGCCCGGCTTCGAACGGGCCGCCGCGCAGATGGCGATCGGCGAGATCTACAACCTGCGCATCCACCACGACGACGTCATCCAGCCCGTGCTGCGCTTCCTGAAGGTCATGGAGATCGACGGCCTCGGCCCCGAGGGGCGGCAGGCGCAGGAGGAGCTCGGCCTGTACATGGGCGGCCTGGACGCCGAGGCCCTGAAGTTCGACGAGAAGCTGGCCGCGCGCAAGGCCCGGATGGCGGCCCGCGCCGCGGGCTGA
- the ddaH gene encoding dimethylargininase, whose translation MPSKKALIRRPSPRLAEGLVTHVEREKVDVELALEQWEAYADALRTHGWETVEVDPADDCPDSVFVEDTVVMYRNVALIARSGAESRREETVGVEEAVARLGCSVNWIWEPGTLDGGDVLKVGDTIYVGRGGRTNAAGVQQLRAAFEPLGATVVAVPVSKVLHLKSAVTALPDGTVIGHIPQVDRPSLFPRFLSVPEEAGAHVVLLGGPHLLMAASAPKTADLLADLGHEPVLVDIGEFEKLEGCVTCLSVRLRELYA comes from the coding sequence GTGCCCAGCAAGAAGGCCCTCATCCGCCGCCCCAGCCCCCGACTCGCCGAAGGCCTGGTGACGCACGTCGAGCGGGAGAAGGTCGACGTGGAGCTCGCCCTGGAGCAGTGGGAGGCCTACGCCGACGCCCTGCGGACGCACGGCTGGGAGACCGTCGAGGTCGATCCGGCCGACGACTGCCCGGACTCCGTGTTCGTCGAGGACACGGTGGTGATGTACCGCAACGTCGCCCTGATCGCGCGCTCCGGCGCCGAGTCCCGGCGCGAGGAGACCGTCGGCGTCGAGGAGGCCGTGGCGCGCCTCGGCTGTTCCGTGAACTGGATCTGGGAGCCCGGCACGCTGGACGGCGGCGACGTGCTCAAGGTCGGGGACACGATCTACGTCGGCCGGGGCGGGCGGACCAACGCGGCCGGCGTCCAGCAGCTGCGGGCCGCCTTCGAACCGCTCGGCGCGACGGTGGTGGCGGTGCCGGTGAGCAAGGTGCTGCATCTGAAGTCGGCGGTCACGGCGCTGCCCGACGGCACGGTGATCGGTCACATCCCCCAGGTGGACCGGCCGTCGCTGTTCCCCCGCTTCCTGTCGGTGCCCGAGGAGGCCGGCGCACACGTGGTGCTCCTCGGCGGCCCCCACCTGCTCATGGCGGCGAGCGCGCCGAAGACGGCGGATCTGCTCGCCGACCTCGGGCACGAGCCCGTCCTCGTCGACATCGGCGAGTTCGAGAAACTCGAGGGATGTGTGACATGCCTCTCGGTGCGGCTGCGGGAGCTGTACGCCTGA
- a CDS encoding ABC-F family ATP-binding cassette domain-containing protein codes for MHQSITCTSLAFSWPDGTPVFDGLDVAFGNGRTGLVGVNGSGKSTLLKLIAKELKPADGAVRVAGEVGYLPQNVTLDTALRIDQALGIADRRAALHAIEAGDAAEEHFETVGDDWDVEERALATLGELGLGHVDLDRTTGEVSGGESVLLRLAALLLRRPDVLLLDEPTNNLDLYARRRLYAAVASWPGVLVVVSHDRELLDLVDQIADLRAGEITWYGGNFTAYEEALATEQEAAERMVRVAEADLRKQKRELADAQVKLARRKRYGQKMWDSKREPKIVMGARKRAAQESAGKHRIMHEEKLAEARDRLDDAVEAVRDDDEIRVDLPYTAVPPGREVLTLMDLRLAHGARVEGGLDLRGPERVALVGRNGSGKTTLLRTIAGELAPEAGEVHAHVPLRFLPQRLDVLDGDLTVAENVARFAPGATNNRIRARLARFLFRGARADQKAATLSGGERFRAALAALMLAEPAPQLLLLDEPTNNLDMASVRQLTTALESYEGALIVAGHDLPFLESIGITRWLLMDGTLRETTAEEVADPA; via the coding sequence TTGCATCAGTCCATCACCTGTACCTCCCTCGCCTTCTCCTGGCCCGACGGCACCCCCGTCTTCGACGGCCTCGACGTCGCGTTCGGCAACGGCCGCACCGGGCTCGTCGGCGTCAACGGCTCCGGCAAGTCGACCCTGCTGAAGCTGATCGCCAAAGAACTGAAACCCGCCGACGGCGCCGTGCGCGTCGCGGGCGAGGTCGGCTACCTCCCGCAGAACGTCACCCTGGACACCGCCCTCCGCATCGACCAGGCGCTCGGCATCGCCGACCGGCGGGCCGCCCTGCACGCCATCGAGGCCGGCGACGCGGCCGAGGAGCACTTCGAGACCGTCGGCGACGACTGGGACGTCGAGGAGCGCGCCCTGGCCACCCTCGGCGAGCTCGGGCTCGGCCACGTCGACCTCGACCGCACGACCGGCGAGGTCTCCGGCGGCGAGTCGGTGCTGCTGCGGCTGGCCGCTCTGCTGCTGCGCCGGCCGGACGTCCTGCTGCTGGACGAGCCGACCAACAACCTCGACCTGTACGCCCGGCGGCGGCTGTACGCGGCCGTCGCGTCCTGGCCGGGCGTGCTGGTCGTGGTCAGCCACGACCGTGAGCTGCTGGACCTCGTCGACCAGATCGCCGACCTGCGCGCCGGGGAGATCACCTGGTACGGCGGCAACTTCACCGCCTACGAGGAGGCCCTGGCCACCGAGCAGGAGGCCGCCGAGCGCATGGTGCGCGTCGCCGAGGCCGACCTGCGCAAGCAGAAGCGCGAACTGGCGGACGCCCAGGTCAAGCTCGCCCGCCGCAAGCGGTACGGGCAGAAGATGTGGGACAGCAAGCGTGAGCCGAAGATCGTCATGGGGGCGCGCAAACGCGCGGCGCAGGAGTCGGCGGGCAAGCACCGGATCATGCACGAGGAGAAGCTCGCCGAGGCCAGGGACCGGCTCGACGACGCGGTGGAGGCCGTGCGCGACGACGACGAGATCCGCGTCGACCTGCCGTACACGGCCGTCCCGCCGGGGCGCGAGGTCCTCACCCTCATGGACCTGCGGCTCGCCCACGGCGCGCGCGTGGAGGGCGGTCTCGACCTTCGCGGCCCCGAGCGGGTGGCGCTGGTGGGGCGCAACGGGTCCGGGAAGACGACACTGCTGCGCACGATCGCCGGGGAGCTGGCGCCGGAGGCGGGCGAGGTGCACGCGCACGTGCCGCTGCGTTTCCTGCCGCAGCGCCTCGACGTCCTCGACGGCGACCTCACGGTCGCCGAGAACGTGGCCCGTTTCGCGCCCGGAGCGACCAACAACCGGATCCGGGCCCGGCTCGCCCGCTTCCTGTTCCGGGGCGCGCGCGCCGACCAGAAGGCGGCGACCCTGTCCGGTGGGGAGCGCTTCCGGGCGGCCCTGGCGGCCCTGATGCTCGCCGAGCCGGCGCCGCAGCTGCTGCTGCTCGACGAGCCGACCAACAACCTCGACATGGCGAGCGTGCGCCAGCTGACGACGGCGCTGGAGTCGTACGAGGGGGCGCTGATCGTGGCCGGTCACGACCTGCCCTTCCTGGAGTCGATCGGCATCACACGCTGGCTGCTGATGGACGGCACGCTGAGGGAGACGACGGCGGAGGAGGTGGCGGACCCGGCATAG
- a CDS encoding SsgA family sporulation/cell division regulator, with protein MSTVIEQLVEARLVAAAPRMPNIPATLHYDRLDPFAVRMTFPAPATLEGVEVCWTFSRELLAAGLHDAEGHGDVRVRPYGYDRTVLEFHAPEGTAVVHVHSADIRRFLQAAGELVPTGTEHRQLDLDHDLAELMRDAC; from the coding sequence TTGTCCACCGTCATCGAACAGCTCGTAGAGGCCCGTCTGGTCGCCGCCGCGCCTCGCATGCCCAACATCCCCGCCACCTTGCACTACGACCGCCTGGACCCCTTCGCCGTGCGGATGACCTTCCCGGCTCCGGCCACCCTGGAAGGCGTCGAGGTCTGCTGGACGTTCTCGCGCGAGCTGCTCGCCGCGGGCCTGCACGACGCCGAGGGCCACGGCGACGTCCGGGTGCGCCCCTACGGGTACGACCGCACCGTCCTGGAGTTCCACGCGCCCGAGGGAACGGCCGTCGTGCACGTCCACTCGGCCGACATCCGCCGCTTCCTGCAGGCGGCGGGCGAGCTGGTGCCCACCGGGACGGAGCACCGTCAGCTCGACCTGGACCACGACCTGGCGGAGCTGATGCGGGACGCCTGCTGA
- a CDS encoding plasmid stabilization protein, protein MPRGSSPKRERQYEHIKESAQDRGESAGRAKEIAARTVNKERARSGESKTASRTSTEDMSSGRRGGQRSGKGSQGPTYDQLYEEAKRRGVKGRSDMNKSQLRRALGD, encoded by the coding sequence ATGCCACGCGGTTCCAGCCCCAAGCGGGAGCGCCAGTACGAGCACATCAAGGAGAGCGCGCAGGACCGGGGAGAGAGCGCCGGCCGCGCGAAGGAGATCGCCGCGCGGACGGTCAACAAGGAACGCGCCCGGTCCGGCGAGTCGAAGACCGCGAGCCGCACCTCCACCGAGGACATGTCGTCCGGCAGGCGGGGCGGTCAGCGGTCCGGCAAGGGTTCTCAGGGGCCCACCTACGACCAGCTGTACGAGGAGGCCAAGCGGCGGGGCGTCAAGGGCCGTTCGGACATGAACAAGAGCCAATTGCGGCGCGCGCTCGGCGACTGA
- a CDS encoding endonuclease V: protein MTTVSVPAGWPATEEEARAVQDELRARVLLEPGPPVGAGHVTGVDVAYDDERDVVAAAAVVLDAASLEVVAEATAVGRISFPYVPGLLAFREIPTVLAALDALPYEPGLVVCDGYGLAHPRRFGLASHLGVLTGLPTIGVAKNPFVFTHADPDAPRGSASPLLAGDEEVGRALRTRADVKPVFVSVGHRVTLDDACAHTLALTPRFRLPETTRRADSLCRRALQEATIRH from the coding sequence ATGACGACCGTCAGCGTTCCCGCGGGCTGGCCCGCGACCGAGGAAGAGGCCCGCGCCGTCCAGGACGAGCTGCGGGCCCGCGTACTGCTCGAGCCGGGGCCGCCCGTGGGCGCCGGGCACGTGACGGGGGTCGACGTCGCCTACGACGACGAGCGCGACGTCGTCGCGGCCGCCGCCGTCGTGCTGGACGCGGCGAGCCTGGAGGTCGTCGCCGAGGCCACCGCCGTCGGGCGGATCTCCTTCCCCTACGTGCCCGGACTGCTCGCGTTCCGTGAGATCCCCACCGTGCTCGCCGCCCTGGACGCCCTGCCGTACGAGCCGGGTCTGGTGGTGTGCGACGGCTACGGTCTGGCCCACCCGCGCCGCTTCGGCCTCGCCAGCCACCTCGGGGTGCTCACCGGCCTGCCGACGATCGGCGTCGCCAAGAACCCGTTCGTCTTCACCCACGCCGACCCGGACGCCCCGCGCGGATCGGCGTCCCCGCTGCTGGCGGGCGACGAGGAGGTGGGGCGCGCGCTGCGCACCCGGGCGGACGTGAAGCCGGTGTTCGTCTCCGTCGGCCACCGCGTCACCCTGGACGACGCCTGCGCCCACACCCTCGCCCTCACCCCGCGCTTCCGGCTCCCGGAGACCACCCGCCGGGCCGACTCACTGTGCCGCCGGGCCCTTCAGGAAGCCACCATCCGCCACTGA
- a CDS encoding saccharopine dehydrogenase family protein, whose translation MSRLKTSDRPYDIVLFGATGFVGTLTAEYLAVHAPAGLRWAIAGRDERKLERLRERLGVDVGVLRADVADPASVRALAEHARVVATTVGPYVRYGEDLVAACADSGADYLDLTGEPEFVDLMYVRHDARARETGARLIHACGFDSVPHDLGVYFTVRQLPEGVPLTVDGFVRADASFSGGTFASALGQFARGRQMLAAARERGRHEPRLMGRRAVAPVGAPRFAGEVGAWALPLPTIDPQIVLRSARALQRYGPDFRYRHYAAVRRLPVAVGGVAAVGTLAAAAQVPPARRWLSDRFKPGDGPSAQKRARSWFSVRFVGEGGGRRVYTEVAGGDPGYDETAKMFAEAAMALACDDLPPTAGQVTTAVAMGDALTERLTRAGVRFRVAARR comes from the coding sequence ATGAGCAGGCTGAAAACGAGCGACCGTCCGTACGACATCGTGCTCTTCGGGGCGACGGGCTTCGTGGGAACGCTCACCGCGGAGTACCTCGCCGTCCATGCGCCCGCCGGGCTGCGCTGGGCGATCGCCGGGCGGGACGAGCGGAAGCTGGAGCGGCTGCGCGAACGGCTCGGCGTGGACGTCGGGGTGCTGCGCGCCGACGTCGCCGACCCGGCGTCCGTGCGCGCGCTCGCGGAACACGCGCGCGTGGTGGCCACGACGGTGGGCCCGTACGTGCGCTACGGCGAGGACTTGGTGGCCGCCTGCGCGGACAGCGGCGCGGACTACCTCGACCTCACCGGCGAGCCGGAATTCGTCGACCTGATGTACGTCCGTCACGACGCACGCGCGCGGGAGACGGGGGCGCGGCTGATCCACGCGTGCGGCTTCGACTCCGTCCCGCACGACCTCGGCGTGTACTTCACCGTCCGGCAGCTCCCCGAAGGCGTGCCGCTGACCGTGGACGGCTTCGTGAGGGCCGACGCCTCCTTCTCGGGCGGCACCTTCGCCTCCGCGCTCGGCCAGTTCGCCCGCGGCCGGCAGATGCTGGCCGCCGCACGGGAACGGGGACGGCACGAGCCGCGGCTCATGGGCCGCCGGGCCGTCGCACCGGTGGGCGCGCCACGGTTCGCCGGGGAGGTCGGCGCCTGGGCGCTGCCGCTGCCGACCATCGACCCGCAGATCGTGCTCCGGTCGGCTCGGGCGCTGCAGCGCTACGGCCCGGACTTCCGCTACCGGCACTACGCGGCCGTCCGGCGGCTGCCCGTCGCCGTCGGCGGCGTCGCCGCGGTCGGGACGCTCGCCGCGGCGGCGCAGGTGCCGCCCGCCCGGCGCTGGCTGTCGGACCGGTTCAAGCCCGGTGACGGGCCGAGCGCGCAGAAGCGGGCGCGGAGCTGGTTCTCGGTCCGGTTCGTCGGCGAGGGCGGCGGACGGCGGGTGTACACCGAGGTCGCGGGCGGCGACCCCGGCTACGACGAGACGGCGAAGATGTTCGCCGAGGCGGCGATGGCGCTGGCCTGCGACGACCTCCCGCCGACGGCCGGACAGGTCACCACGGCCGTGGCGATGGGCGACGCGCTGACCGAGCGGCTGACCCGCGCCGGCGTCCGTTTCCGCGTCGCGGCGCGCCGCTGA
- a CDS encoding MmcQ/YjbR family DNA-binding protein, with product MTVDRNALKKWEKVREFALGLPGAAEEFPWGESVAKVNGKVFVFLGVDDGSHPLGVTVKLTDETAHAHALAAPGAGPAGYGLGRSGWVRLPLGERGAPEAELLCDWVEESYRTIAPRRLITELETR from the coding sequence GTGACCGTGGACCGCAATGCCCTGAAGAAGTGGGAGAAAGTGCGCGAGTTCGCGCTCGGGCTGCCCGGTGCGGCCGAGGAGTTCCCCTGGGGCGAGAGCGTGGCCAAGGTGAACGGGAAGGTGTTCGTCTTCCTCGGTGTCGACGACGGCAGTCACCCGCTCGGCGTCACCGTCAAGCTCACGGACGAGACCGCGCACGCCCACGCGCTGGCCGCCCCCGGCGCCGGGCCGGCGGGCTACGGCCTCGGCAGGTCGGGCTGGGTGCGGCTCCCGCTGGGGGAGAGGGGCGCGCCCGAGGCCGAGCTGCTCTGCGACTGGGTGGAGGAGAGCTACCGCACGATCGCTCCCCGACGGCTCATAACGGAGCTGGAGACGCGCTGA
- a CDS encoding CaiB/BaiF CoA transferase family protein — protein sequence MTTGRTTGQGPLAGVRVLELAGIGPGPFAGMLLADLGADVVRVDRPGGPSLGIDPAHDVTNRNKRSVVVDLKAPGGPARVLDLAARADVLIEGNRPGVAERLGVGPAECHARNPRLVYGRMTGWGQEGPLAQRAGHDIAYIAVTGALGLIGPPDTPPPAPANLLGDYAGGSLYLVVGVLAALHHARVSGVGQVVDAAIVDGAAHLSAMIHGMLAAGGWQDRRGANLLDGGCPYYGVYETADGGHMAVGALEPQFYDAFVDLLGLGEDLRDARKDWTRWGELREAVAARFRTRTRDAWTDVFEGSDACVAPVLSLREAPHHPHLAARGTFVHHGGITQPAPAPRFSATPTAVRTGPARPGADTHQVARDWDVPELAPDLEQPLPDPPARGDRPPPPPPGPPS from the coding sequence ATGACGACGGGACGGACGACCGGGCAGGGCCCGCTGGCCGGCGTGCGCGTGCTGGAGCTCGCCGGGATCGGCCCGGGCCCCTTCGCGGGCATGCTGCTGGCCGATCTCGGCGCCGACGTGGTCCGGGTGGACCGTCCCGGCGGACCCTCCCTCGGCATCGACCCCGCCCACGACGTCACCAACCGCAACAAGCGTTCGGTGGTCGTGGACCTCAAGGCGCCGGGCGGCCCGGCGCGCGTGCTCGACCTCGCCGCCCGCGCCGACGTGCTGATCGAGGGCAACCGGCCGGGTGTCGCCGAGCGGCTCGGCGTCGGCCCCGCGGAGTGCCACGCCCGCAACCCCCGACTGGTCTACGGCCGGATGACCGGTTGGGGCCAGGAGGGTCCGCTCGCCCAGCGCGCCGGCCACGACATCGCCTACATCGCCGTCACCGGAGCCCTGGGTCTGATCGGCCCCCCGGACACACCCCCGCCGGCCCCCGCCAATCTGCTCGGCGACTACGCGGGCGGCTCCCTCTACCTCGTCGTCGGCGTCCTCGCGGCGCTGCACCACGCGCGCGTGAGCGGCGTCGGCCAGGTCGTCGACGCGGCCATCGTGGACGGCGCCGCCCACCTCTCCGCGATGATCCACGGCATGCTCGCGGCCGGCGGCTGGCAGGACCGGCGCGGCGCCAACCTCCTCGACGGCGGCTGCCCGTACTACGGCGTCTACGAGACCGCCGACGGCGGGCACATGGCCGTCGGCGCGCTGGAGCCGCAGTTCTACGACGCGTTCGTGGACCTCCTCGGCCTCGGCGAAGATCTCCGTGACGCCCGAAAGGACTGGACGCGCTGGGGAGAGCTGCGCGAGGCCGTCGCCGCCCGCTTCCGCACCCGCACCCGGGACGCGTGGACGGATGTCTTCGAGGGCTCCGACGCGTGCGTGGCGCCGGTGCTGTCGCTGCGCGAGGCCCCGCACCACCCGCACCTGGCGGCCCGCGGCACCTTCGTCCACCACGGCGGCATCACCCAGCCCGCCCCCGCGCCCCGGTTCTCCGCGACCCCCACGGCCGTCCGCACCGGCCCGGCACGGCCCGGCGCCGACACGCACCAGGTGGCTCGTGACTGGGACGTACCGGAGCTCGCGCCCGACCTGGAACAGCCCCTGCCGGACCCCCCGGCCCGGGGCGACCGACCCCCGCCCCCACCGCCCGGCCCACCCTCCTGA
- a CDS encoding acetyl-CoA C-acetyltransferase — protein MSTEAYVYDAIRTPRGRGKANGSLHGTKPIDLVVGLIHELRDRFPGLDPAAIDDIVLGVVSPVGDQGSDIARTAAIAAGLPDTVAGVQENRFCASGLEAVNLAAMKVRSGWEDLVLAGGVESMSRVPMASDGGAWFNDPMTNLGVNFVPQGIGADLIATIEGFSRRDVDEYAALSQERAATAWKEGRFDRSVVPVRDRSGLVVLDHDEHPRPGTTADSLAKLKPSFADIGELGGFDAVALQKYHWVEKIDHVHHAGNSSGIVDGASLVAIGTREVGERHGLTPRARIVSAAVSGSEPTIMLTGPAPATRKALAKAGLTIDDIDLVEINEAFAAVVLRFVKDMGLSLDKVNVNGGAIALGHPLGATGAMILGSLVDELERQDKRYGLATLCVGGGMGIATVVERV, from the coding sequence GTGAGCACCGAAGCGTACGTGTACGACGCGATCCGCACCCCGCGCGGGCGCGGCAAGGCGAACGGCTCCCTGCACGGAACGAAGCCCATCGACCTCGTCGTCGGACTCATCCACGAACTCCGCGACCGCTTCCCCGGCCTGGACCCGGCCGCGATCGACGACATCGTGCTCGGCGTGGTCAGCCCCGTGGGCGACCAGGGATCCGACATCGCGCGCACCGCCGCGATCGCCGCCGGCCTGCCCGACACCGTGGCGGGCGTACAGGAGAACCGCTTCTGCGCCTCGGGTCTGGAAGCCGTCAACCTGGCCGCCATGAAGGTGCGCTCGGGCTGGGAGGACCTCGTCCTCGCGGGCGGCGTCGAGTCGATGTCCCGGGTGCCGATGGCCTCGGACGGCGGCGCCTGGTTCAACGACCCGATGACCAACCTGGGCGTCAACTTCGTGCCGCAGGGCATCGGCGCCGACCTCATCGCCACCATCGAGGGCTTCTCCCGGCGCGACGTCGACGAGTACGCCGCCCTGTCGCAGGAGCGGGCGGCGACGGCCTGGAAGGAGGGCCGCTTCGACCGCTCGGTCGTCCCGGTGAGGGACCGCAGCGGACTGGTCGTCCTCGACCACGACGAGCACCCCCGCCCCGGCACCACCGCGGACTCCCTCGCCAAGCTGAAGCCGTCCTTCGCCGACATCGGCGAACTGGGCGGGTTCGACGCCGTCGCGCTGCAGAAGTACCACTGGGTGGAGAAGATCGACCACGTCCACCACGCGGGCAACTCCTCCGGCATCGTCGACGGCGCCTCCCTGGTCGCCATCGGCACCAGGGAGGTCGGCGAGCGCCACGGGCTCACCCCGCGCGCGCGGATCGTCTCCGCGGCCGTCTCCGGCTCCGAGCCGACGATCATGCTCACCGGCCCCGCGCCCGCCACCCGCAAGGCCCTCGCCAAGGCCGGCCTGACCATCGACGACATCGACCTCGTCGAGATCAACGAGGCGTTCGCCGCGGTCGTCCTGCGCTTCGTCAAGGACATGGGCCTGTCCCTCGACAAGGTCAACGTCAACGGCGGCGCGATCGCGCTGGGCCACCCGCTCGGCGCCACCGGCGCGATGATCCTCGGCTCCCTCGTCGACGAACTGGAGCGCCAGGACAAGCGCTACGGCCTCGCCACCCTCTGCGTCGGCGGCGGTATGGGCATCGCCACCGTCGTCGAGCGCGTCTGA